The DNA window ATTTTCCTGTGACAAATATTGGAGGAATTCAAAGAAGGTTTGTTCCAGAATGGTTCGATGAGTTTGGAGGTTGGCTTGAATATAGTGAGTCCAAAGACAGAGCATATTGCTTTTATTGTTTCTTGTTTAGAGAAAAGAAGGATGGCGGATATGAAGCATTTGTAAAAAATGGTTGGAATGGCTATCATAGAAAGGAAAGGCTACAAAATCATGTTGGTAATGTCGGTGGCTCACACTATCTGGCAATGAAGAAATgtgatgatctcttacaacaaaACAGCACATTGATGTTGCTTTCCGTGATGTGAGTGAATCTGCTAAGAAGGACTATTTTACTCATTTGAATGGGTCTATTGATGTTGCTAGAATATTGGTGAAGCAAGGATTGCCGTTTTAGGGCCACGACGAGTCGAAGAAGTCCTTAAATAAAGGGAACTTCAGGGAATTTCGTAATTTTGCAGAGGAGCAAAATCCAACCTTAAGAAAGGCAGTAGATAAAAAGAATTCGGATAACAGCCTTTTGATTGCTCCTGAAATACAAAAGGATATTGTGCATTGTTTTGCAAAGGAAGTGCTACACTCTATTCTAGAAGAAATTGGGGATGATGTTTtttgcttgctagttgatgagTCGAGAGATGTTTCTTGGAAAGAACAAATGGCAGTGGTCTTAAGATATGTAGATAAATGTGGAATTGTTAAAGAGAGATTTGTTGGTCTTGTTCATGTGAAAGAAACAAATTCTGCAAGTCTCAAGTCTGCTATTGATGCATTATTTGCTGATCTTAAGTTAAGCCTAAAGCAAGTTAGAGGCCAAGGATATGATGGTGCTAGCAATATGCGAGGTGAGTTCAACGGCTTGCAATCATTGATCATGAAAGAAAATAGTTCAGCTTATTATGTTCACTGTTTTGCTCACCAACTTCAATTAGTCCTTGTGGCCATTGCGAGAAAGCATAAAGGGGTTAGTgatttttttactatgatttctaTGTTATTGAATGTGGTGGGTGGATCATCTAAGAGAAGGGACATGATTAGAGATATTAATCTTGAAGAAATGAGTAAAGCATTAGGCTGCGGGCAACTTCAGACTGGGACAGGGTTAAATCAAGAGCAAAGTCTTCAAAGACCTGGAGATACTCGTTGGAGTTCCCATTATAAATCTCTCAAACGTTTGGTTGACATGTTTCCTACAATAGTCAAGGTACTAGAAATTGTGGAAAAAGATAATAAGGATTGGAAAATTAGAGATCAAGCATCAAACCTTCTACGATACTTCCAGTCTTTTGACTTTGTCTTCTATTTGCATCTCATGTTGACTATATTAGGAATCACAAATACCTTGTCATTAGCATTGCAACGGAAGGATCAGGACATAGTGAATGCTATTAAATGTGTGAAAGCAACGAAGTGCCAATTGGATGAACTTAGAAAAGAAAAGTGGGTGAAACTATTAGATGATGTGCATGGATTTTGTGACAAGAATGATATTTGCAAATTGGAAATGGAAGATGAATATATTGATCCAAAGAAGCGGAGGCATAAATCTGGAATTATAAACAAGCATTATTATCAAGTAGATTGTTTTAATGATGTTATTGATTGGCTACTTCAAGAGCTTGACAACCGCTTCAATGAGACAGGCTCTCAATTGCTTGTTTGCTCAGCAACTTTTAGTCCAAGAGACTCATTCCATGATTTTAGTATAGAAAATTTGATGAGCCTAGCGAAGCTTTATCCACATGATTTTGATTCTGGGAATTTGAGGGATCTTAACCACGAGCTTGGCCTCTACATATATGATGTGAGAGATGATGAAAGGTTCTCCAACCTACAAACTGTTGCCGAGCTTTCTCAAACAATGGTGAAGACTAAAAAACACGAACGTTATCCAATGGTTTACCGACTTTTGAAGCTTGTGCTTGTGCTACCTGTTGCTACTGCTACAGTTGAGAGGTGtttctcagccatgaaaattgTGAAAACAGAATTGCGCAATCGCATTGGtgatatatatatgagcaatagcCTTATTTGCTATGTGGAGAAAGAAGAGCTGTTGAAAGTCACCAATGAGGCCGTGGTTCGTCGCTTCATGAAAATGCAAGGTCGTAGATTTGATGATGAAGGTTAAAGGtaatatttgtattttttttcattGGTTCATTTTTTGGTCTTAAAATATTGTTCGTGGAATTCTTCGGTTTAGTAATTATATTTTATCGCTTCTTTATTCTTGCACCCCCCTCCATTTcgctctagcttcgccactgtGGACTAGTATAAATATCTGTACACTGTTCATCAATCAATACAGACAGTCACTTTCACTTTCCTTCTAACAGTTTACAGCAACTAATTTTTGCTCCCCGGCCAGCAGCAGGGATGTAAATAAAAAAACTTAATGCTGAATATCTACAATCAATGAACAAGCTGTGTTGTAGTGTGGTCAGTCAGTTTATCATCTTCCGGTTCGCTTTCACCACCTCTCCCTCAATCAAAACCCAGGTGAAACGTGTTGCTCATCAGTTAGTGTCTCCCATCCAACAGCTGTGATCCGCCAATCCTATCTTACAAACCTCTGGAGGTCGACTACCATGACGGTGACGTCGTCCCGGCTCCCCCTGCGCCGTGCCATGTCCACGAGCTCCCTGCACGCCGTCGCCCGGCTCCTAGAGACGACATCGACGGCCTCCTGGTTGCTGATCTTGTCCCAGAGCCCGTCGGACGCAATGACCAAGAACTCGCAGCCGGCGGCGAGGGGCACCCTGGTGACCGCCGGCTCCGCGACGACCCACTGCTTCAGCGCGCCGTCGCCGAACGCGCGCGACACGGCGAGGCTGCCCTGCACCCGCCACACTCCGCTGCCGCTACGGCTCACGTAGCCGCCCTCCCGCTCGATGCGCGCCCTCTCGTCCTCAGCCGCGCAGGTGTGGTCCGCCGTCAGCGCGGCCGCGGCGCCGTCGCGGCTCAGCACGGCGCGGCAGTCGCCCAGGTGCGCCACATAGAGGTCGCCGcccttcaccaccgccgtcgcGGCGCACGCACCGCCGCTTGCATCCTGCGTTAGTTCAAAGATCAAACAGATCAGAGGTCATTACTTTTGTTTTTTCACATTGAAATTCTAaagctttttttttgttttttacggGACGCTAGGGACACGGCAAGTTGGCAAGCAGTGTAGGTACGCCCTCAAAACCCTAGTCGCAATCACATGAGCGTCCAAAAAAAAATATGTATCTATCGCAACAACAAAAGAAGCTTTTGACGCGTTCAACGTCGGAAACAGCGTAGACGCGGTAAACAAACGAAGGAACCTAACGTGCGTAGGCGTCACTGTCGCGCGGTACACACCTGATGCTTCGTGAGGAGCTCGCTGTCGGTGGCCAGGTAGGCCTCTTTGATGGCCGCCGAGACGGCGTCCTCCGACAATGCTTCGCGGCGCGTCTCCGTCGTCCCCGCGGCGGCGAGGACCGCGGACACGACGTTCTTGCTTAGACGTTCGGAGACGAAGTCCACGGCCGCGCGGCCGCCGTGGCCGTCGAAGACACCGTAGAATGCCTGCGAGAAATGAAGTTGAGAAAGATTTAACAATAAAGTTTTGTAATATTATTATTTCTTCAGTGTTGAGTGTAACTGTAACGCCAGTCTTTTACTGGGTCAAAACAGATCGGATTTGATATATGTTCTTCTAGTGGAGCTATGCTTCGATCAGAGAGTCGTGAGATATCTAGCCTTTCTTTATTGTGTTATAATATGTGTTAATTGTCTGCTGTCTGACTTCCTAATACTCACAACAAAGAAAGGCGGAGTATCTCAACACTCAATGATTTGGGATACACCTCAATGATTTACCTCACACACACAACAATAATTTAACTAAACATAAATTTATTTTTTGACCAAAAAATCTATATATGTACCTACAACAGTACAACATATATAGGATCGGAGTGTACATGTATATTTCCAATCAATTACCTAAATGATTAATTAATTGTACATATATTTCGCAAAAATGACATAAAAGAGAATCCCTCACAAAAACAGTATGACATATATAGAGTACTAAATGGGCATAGAGTGGAAAACAAGTTTGTTTTTAATTTCCCATATTTATGTATACTGAACACTTTTTTGTTCTAGTAGTATATATAGATATTATTGTATCTTGTAAAAACTTGTAAATGGAACCCTGAACTATTCTTATCTAGACCAATAAATGCTCGCAAATTGAGGTGCCATATATTATGAGGAAAAATCAGTGTAAGTGCCTAAGTGGTGAAACTCTGCCTGAAGataatgaatcaaattaatattttccACGTGATGGCAAAGATTTAGTAATTACCAGCTGAGAATCTGCATCATTTTTGTCAGTGACCACAGCATACGCATCCTCCATCGCATGCCTCGGTCCTGCTCTACTGGCCAGCCAAAACCCGTCCCCCTCCACCTCCACGTCGGCATCCTTCGCCGGCGCGGCAGCCACGCCCCAGCCGGCGGCGACCTCGCCAGCGTCGTCCGCCACCGGTATGACGAGCCTCGACGGCCTCCTCCTGGCCGCCCACGCGGCCTTCGTCTTCGTCATGCTCTGAGTAGCTTGTTGTTGCTCTACCATCCCGACCCCACTGACGTCGTCCGACACCACTGCAGGAAGAGGAAGAACCAccaccggtggcggcggcgcgacgAGCAGGTTCTCCGGGACGGCAGCCTGCGCAAGCGTTTTCCTTCGCTTCGGGAGCGGCGTGGATGCTATCAGGCCGATGGGCGACACGGCGGGTGCAGTGAGTACAGCGACAGGAGACGGAGAGCATGCGGCGGTTGCCATGGCGGACGCCTTGCGGAGCTCGCGGACGAGGCGCGCGAAGGCGGCGACGACGGAGCAGAGGAACCGGACGGTTTGCAGGTGCAGCAGCATGTCGCGGGTCGCCGGACGGGGAGATGGACACGATAAATGCTCGGCTGCTGGATGGTCAAATAAACTGGTTTGCTGGTTCCTCAGCAAGCGAGGGAGGGAGACGAAGACGATCGATGGGAGGCCACGGGTAGGAGGTGTGTTTTTATACGAAGGAATCAGGAATTGGGGCAGGAGAAGTGGGCGAGACGATGAGAGGACAAGGGCTGGCTGGGTCACTGATGCTGACCGGTCAAAATGCAGTGACCAGATCAGCTGGGTTCTGGGCTGGGCTGTACATATGTGTTTTTAATACTGTCACCGGGGATTTTCGTTTACTTAATCCGGACGGCCGTGCACCCGGCCAGTATCGTGCCGGGCCCTTTACCATATGATCTGACCAATAACAAATTTGCTTTTTTGCTCATGCCGTCACTACTAGTTAATGTAGCCTCCGATCACAGCAACCTTGTTACAGAATCTCCAATAGTTAAAAAAAATGATAAATCGAGTTTGAGAAGTCGCTAAAAAAATTAGGAACATATTGGTTGGCCCTTTTTCAATCATTTCCAATATCTTGCTCCTAAAAGCTAGAAAGCTATTTTGCATCAGCAATTCTAGACTATTTTAAAGTCACCTCAGCCATTTTCTTTCCCTTTTATACATTTGCATTAGGAAGTATgtacttttttcttattcttcccTCATGTCCTTCCCACCTCTAGATTGCCCAATTGGATAGGTGCGAATATCTTTCCGCGCGATTCGAACGATCTTCCTAAGTGCGGAAAGATTAAGAGTTGACATAAAAGAGTTGTTGGTGAGAGAGGTTTTTTTCAATCTTGACAATAAGTCAAGATTGGGAGTGGGTTttgaaaactcttggagatgctcttaataCTAGCTTCTAAATGCTGACCCTTTAATCAAGTATAGGTGAGGACAGGAAGTAGATAGAGGGTGACAAATTGGCAGGTGTTATAGAAAAATAAACACAGTGGCCAAAAGTGGTAAGTAAAGAATGGTTCTATTTGGGTTAGGAAAAAGTCTTCTTTGTTGGCCATGACTGCGGCTCTGCGCGCATGGCACTGTGTAAAGCCATATACCAACTCGAACACTAGGGGTCAGAGACTATTaattatggtttatttctctacTAGGAGTACATGTTGGGCTATTGGTAAAACATTACTTGACCTGTCACGTTCATTGTCTTCTAGAAGAACGTAATATTTAATTCCCACTAACTCAAACATGGTATAGACTGTATATTTTTTGGTAGTATATATACATTATTAAGATagaaattgcaaaaaaaaaaggtggATTGAAACTTTCTAATACCTGAAAACTAAATGATTTGGTAATTGGAATTCATATATATGGTTAAATGGGGTCATTGTCATTTACCTAATCCAAACGGTGCATACTGAATGTCTTTTGTCGCTGTCAATTTTCAAAATTGCACTAGCAGGCTTATTCCTATTTTGGAATGGTATGTATTTTAGAAATACTAGAATAATGGTACGTGAAAAACTGAAACTTAGGAATGGAAATATTACTTTTTCATTTGTTAAAAAAATACTATGGTTTTTCTATAAAAACAGGTAATGATTGTTATATGGGATAGCTTATATGTTTTATCTTCAGAAATACAAATATCAAATCTTTTTCTTGATAAATCCACATCATCTCCCActaactatccacatcatctcccACTAATAGGCATGTCATCCCACTAACTTATAACTTCTTAATAAATCCAACTTTAATAAAAATGGATGTTAGAACATGTAGATGATTTAACTCATGCAAGTAACCATTCATTTTTAAGAAAGTCCTGCAGCAATGCGCAGGGTATTCTTCTAGTATATAAGAAAGTCATGTTCATACTGTACACAACGTTTGCATTTATTATGATCTATTTAATCGATGGAAGTGGTAATAAGGAAAGAATAATTCAATTTAGTTCCGAAAAGTCTAGTTGGTTGGGTCTAGGGAGGACTTAtcttagtttaaaaaaaaaaggaCTTATCTGTTCAGAAGCCATACCAACTCAAACATAATGGCTACTAGATTCTTGCCAGGGTCTCATTATTAAAGCAAATGCTGAAAGTCCCCCTTGTATATAAAATCATTATTGATAAATTAGTATTTTTGTCATATGATTCAATAGCATATATGCTATGATGAAATCCAAACTCCCATCATAAGCACATACCAAAAACATGGTTTTTAAGATTAACTTTAAAAGTATTCAAACCATCCTCAAAATTTACATGGATGCTAGAGATGATGCACATGTTATGCTCCATGACATGTTTATTAATATGAGAGAATAATTTTCTGGGTCCCAAAAAAAGTTCCGCTTCCTTCCTTGGCCCTTTTAGTTTTCAAGTTACCTATTTGGCTCAAAATACAACTTTGGTTCCTTATTTGGCCACTAACGGTGTTAAGGGGGGCGTGAATTGACGCTTTTAACCATCTGCTTGAATTTTGTGTGCATTTGTGAAGGTAATTGTGGTGTATCTGTGCATCTTATTGTTTAATTGATTGGCTTGTGCAAATATAGACAAAATATACTTCCATGTTTAAGTGCACCTTGTTTTGTGCAATTATGATGACCTAAAACCATGCGAAAATAGTCTAAATAATTCTCAAAATGAATATATCAAAACTGAACTCTGCACTCTCTAGCCCATGGGTTGAAGTGTCAATTAACGCCACCCTTAACACTGTTACTGGCCAAATCTAATGGAAGGGCCAAATAAGGAACCAAAGTTTGTATTTCAAGCTAAATAAGTATCTTTAAAACTAAAATGGCCAAGAAAGAAAGTGGAACTTTTGTAGGCCAAGCAAGTAATTTTCTCTAATAATATTTGGAATGTTACAAACCCCTTCAATGTATTAATTGTAGCGTATTATAGCATACTCAACTAACTTCTACATTAAATTCCACTTGCATCTTAAATTCTATAATAAACTATTAGTTAGCTAGTAGTTGGcaatcttttctttcttctttaacTCTCCACATGTAGGGCAAAGAATAGCATGGATCTCTCTAGCTATGtacctactccctctgtcctataatatagtgtattctagcaTTCAacatttgtcctcaaatataaggCATTCTAGAGGACAAAACTCATTTTTGCATTAAATACTttctatttatcaaccaatcatcATTAATCACGTTCATGATAGCGTTTGATTAGTAAATAAAATGAGGGTACAtgcgtcttttatgttctctcttaatttgttTTAAAATTCCTAGAGTGCACTATATTAGAGGACAGATGGAGTAGATGACTCTATCTTATTGGAGGTGCCTTGACGGCTCGTTTTCACGTGTACATTATTTATATGGAAACTAAAAGAATATCCTGTGCATTGCTACAGGATCACGAATGATTTGAAATGAAATTAGATGACTTATATTTAGTTGCCTGATGAAGGGATAAACTATTATAAACAAAGATTAATAAATGGTGTGGTATGCTAAAATTGACAAATAAATGCACGTTAGTGGATGATGTACGTGGCTTGCTGGCGTGGATATCTTTCATTAATAGATGTTGAATGTCCTAGTGGACTGCTGATGTGGATAGCTTACATAGAGAGATAGACATTCTAGTGGGTTTAATTTGCTTTTATAAGATATATATAGATTGGACATTGACAATATACCGATAAAAAAATGCAGCACCTCTATATTT is part of the Miscanthus floridulus cultivar M001 chromosome 9, ASM1932011v1, whole genome shotgun sequence genome and encodes:
- the LOC136481786 gene encoding probable protein phosphatase 2C 74, yielding MLLHLQTVRFLCSVVAAFARLVRELRKASAMATAACSPSPVAVLTAPAVSPIGLIASTPLPKRRKTLAQAAVPENLLVAPPPPVVVLPLPAVVSDDVSGVGMVEQQQATQSMTKTKAAWAARRRPSRLVIPVADDAGEVAAGWGVAAAPAKDADVEVEGDGFWLASRAGPRHAMEDAYAVVTDKNDADSQLAFYGVFDGHGGRAAVDFVSERLSKNVVSAVLAAAGTTETRREALSEDAVSAAIKEAYLATDSELLTKHQDASGGACAATAVVKGGDLYVAHLGDCRAVLSRDGAAAALTADHTCAAEDERARIEREGGYVSRSGSGVWRVQGSLAVSRAFGDGALKQWVVAEPAVTRVPLAAGCEFLVIASDGLWDKISNQEAVDVVSRSRATACRELVDMARRRGSRDDVTVMVVDLQRFVR